In Salarias fasciatus chromosome 20, fSalaFa1.1, whole genome shotgun sequence, a single window of DNA contains:
- the LOC115408435 gene encoding LOW QUALITY PROTEIN: host cell factor 1-like (The sequence of the model RefSeq protein was modified relative to this genomic sequence to represent the inferred CDS: deleted 1 base in 1 codon) has protein sequence MATEAGTPAVLQPRWKRVLGWTGPVPRPRHGHRAVAIKELMVVFGGGNEGIVDELHVYNTATNQWFIPAVRGDIPPGCAAYGFVCDGTRLLVFGGMVEYGKYSNDLYELQASRWEWKRLKAKAPKNGPPPCPRLGHSFSLIGSRCFLFGGLANDSEDPKNNIPRYLNDLYCLELRQGSSVVGWEIPPTSGLAPPPRESHTAVATSGRSANKLIIYGGMSGCRLGDLWVLDIDSLVWSKPSLNGTPPLPRSLHSATTINNKMFVFGGWVPLVMDDVKAATHEKEWKCTNTLACLNLDSLCWETVVMDVTEDSLPRARAGHCSVAINSRLYIWSGRDGYRKAWNNQVCCKDLWYLETARPCAPSRVQLVRANTTSLEVSWGPSQTADTYLLQLQKYDIPATPATPPPVSSPAPSLLPVATPRAGSPKSATSLSVPLSGVTLVPAPAAAAPGSPLAATAKAPAVLKVAPAPGSVGGASIVTVRQATPKTPVSMTTLPAGVRMVVPAQPAQTPAGGSPQMSGMAALAAAAAATQKIPPSTAAMLNVPAGATIVKTVAVSPGTGSLPVKVAAPVTVVSNPATRMLKTAAAQVGGVSVVSTPGTPTRPIITVHKSGTVTVSQQAQVVTTVVGGVTKTITLVNSPLGVAGGGTLIGNLSNLGKVVSVVQNKQVQGGAVAGQAGGGPLTQILQTKGALPAGTILKLVSSADGTQTSVLSTAPAGSAPKPAILGVAPTTSKPGATIIKTIPMSALQGGAGGSSPITILTTKMATPGSAGKILTSIPKISTAGQQGLTQVVLKGGPGTAGTILRTVPMSGVRLVSPGTAGAKPTVTTLVVKGTTGVSSLGTVTGSVSGGAASAASASLATPITTLATIATLAGQVATATSAGTGPKQVTLITTPSGAEAQPLVQDLPVSFMASPTSEDPGGTTSTATTTTAEGDGGDAATVTLVCSNPPCETHETGTTNTTTVASASINPELQLSSNQPLAPPAVSVNGANVCSNPPCETHETGTTNTATQAGAGGVRQVCSNPPCETHETGTTNTATQAGAGGVRQVCSNPPCETHETGTTNTATTATAQQGGDGQQGDSTDPSSSSSDPASSTAAANQSRAVTTVTQATPTPGPSIPEISSLVGDDRSDASMVVMAAEEGAEPMQTDSQSVDVMPSAAAVLQVHMEGSEAAAQMASSDSGLPQELMSSEGDGGEAVSETTTLMVTGLTAEQLAVAAATDEAAQQATIQAVLQAAGQLGDDGDAMDQSIPIVLTPQELAALVQQQQQLQETQQPEPEAQHSSIPTEGLAPADSLNDPAAESNGHELAAAAAVTSAVARLASTFGPAPTAGQVKVQAPGPAPPTEVTNGLMKQSVRAKAASESRWFDVGIVKVTNMVVTHYYVPDDNMADDDSGAVPDYSRMQRVELQPGTAYKFRVAGINICGRGTFSEVSAFKTCLPGFPGAPCAIKISKNPDGAQLTWEPPAVTSGKISEYSVYLAIRSSQATPSSASGPAQLAFMRVYCGATPACLVPSSSLANAHIDYTTKPAVIFRIAARNQKGYGPATQVRWLQETSKEAKPAAKRPGPSPDLKPAGPKKFRTDQ, from the exons ATGGCGACCGAGGCAGGGACCCCCGCGGTGCTGCAGCCCCGCTGGAAGCGCGTCCTGGGCTGGACCGGCCCGGTACCGCGGCCCCGGCACGGCCACCGGGCCGTGGCCATCAAGGAACTGATGGTGGTTTTCGGCGGAGGGAACGAGGGGATCGTGGACGAGCTTCACGTCTACAACACAG CCACCAACCAGTGGTTCATCCCGGCGGTGCGCGGAGACATCCCCCCCGGCTGTGCCGCCTACGGCTTCGTGTGCGACGGCACGCGGCTGCTGGTGTTTGGAGGCATGGTGGAGTACGGCAAGTACAGCAACGACCTGTACGAGCTGCAG GCCAGCCGCTGGGAGTGGAAGCGCCTGAAAGCCAAGGCGCCCAAGAACGGGCCGCCGCCCTGCCCCCGCCTCGGACACAGCTTCTCCCTGATCGGCAGCCGCTGCTTCCTCTTCGGGGGACTGGCCAATGACAGCGAGGACCCCAAGAACAACATCCCCAG GTACCTGAACGACCTGTACTGCCTGGAGCTGCGT CAGGGCTCCAGCGTGGTTGGCTGGGAGATCCCGCCCACCTCcggcctggccccgccccccagggAGAGCCACACGGCGGTGGCGACCAGCGGCCGCAGCGCCAACAAGCTTATCATCTACGGCGGGATGAGCGGCTGCCGGCTGGGAGACCTGTGGGTCCTGGACAtcg ACTCGCTGGTGTGGAGCAAACCGTCGCTGAACGGGACGCCGCCTCTTCCACGCAGCCTGCACTCTGCCACCACCATCAACAACAA GATGTTCGTGTTCGGAGGCTGGGTCCCGCTGGTGATGGACGACGTCAAAGCAGCCACTCATGAGAAGGAGTGGAAGTGCACCAACACACTGGCCTGCCTCAACctgg ACTCGCTGTGCTGGGAGACGGTGGTAATGGACGTGACGGAGGACAGCCTGCCCCGGGCCCGGGCCGGACACTGCAGCGTGGCCATCAACTCCCGGCTCTACATCTGGAGCGGCCGGGACGGCTACCGCAAGGCCTGGAACAACCAGGTGTGCTGCAAGGACCTGTGGTACCTGGAGACCG CTCGTCCCTGCGCCCCGTCCCGGGTGCAGCTGGTCCGGGCCAACACCACGTCCCTGGAGGTCAGCTGGGGGCCGTCCCAGACCGCCGACACgtacctgctgcagctgcagaagtaCGACATCCCCGCCACGCCGGCCACGCCCCCGCCCGTgtccagccccgcccccagtctGCTTCCCGTGGCCACGCCCAGAGCCGGCTCCCCGAAGAGCGCCACCAGTCTGAGTGTGCCGCTGTCCGGCGTCACTCTGgtccccgcccccgccgccgcagcTCCTGGAAGCCCATTGGCCGCCACCGCCAAAGCCCCAG CAGTTCTGAAGGTGGCGCCGGCGCCGGGctcggtgggcggagcctccattGTCACAGTGAGACAGGCCACGCCCAAAACCCCAGTTTCTATGACGACGCTTCCCGCCGGCGTCCGTATGGTGGTACCTGCTCAGCCCGCCCAGACG CCAGCGGGCGGTAGCCCCCAGATGAGTGGCATGGCGGCactggcagcggcggcggcggcgactcaGAAGATCCCTCCGTCCACAGCGGCCATGTTGAATGTTCCTGCGGGAGCGACTATCGTGAAGACGGTGGCCGTCAGTCCGGGAACCGGCAGCCTGCCTGTGAAAGTGGCCGCACCTGTCACTGTG GTGAGCAACCCGGCCACCAGGATGCTGAAGACGGCAGCCGCTCAGGTGGGCGGGGTCTCTGTGGTCTCCACCCCCGGGACCCCCACCCGGCCAATCATCACGGTCCACAAGTCGGGCACGGTGACGGTATCCCAGCAGGCCCAGGTGGTCACCACGGTGGTGGGCGGAGTCACCAAGACCATCACCCTGGTGAACAGTCCGCTGGGCGTGGCTGGAGGCGGCACGCTG ATCGGGAACCTGAGCAACCTGGGGAAGGTGGTGTCCGTGGTgcagaacaagcaggtccaggGCGGAGCCGTGGCCGGCCAGGCGGGGGGCGGGCCCCTCACCCAGATCCTCCAG acGAAGGGCGCCCTCCCAGCGGGGACCATCCTGAAGCTGGTGTCCTCGGCTGACGGGACGCAGACGTCCGTCCTCAGCACGGCGCCGGCCGGCTCCGCCCCCAAACCTGCCATCCTGGGCGTCGCCCCAACAACCTCCAAACCGGGAGCCACCATCATCAAGACCATCCCCATGTCTGCTCTGCAGGGCGGggcag gaggaagcagccCCATCACCATCCTCACCACCAAGATGGCGACTCCAGGAAGCGCCGGTAAGATCCTCACCTCCATCCCCAAGATCTCCACCGCCGGCCAGCAGGGCCTCACACAg GTGGTCCTGAAAGGAGGTCCAGGGACGGCAGGGACCATCCTCAGGACTGTCCCCATGAGCGGCGTCCGCCTGGTGTCCCCGGGGACCGCCGGCGCCAAGCCCACCGTCACCACGCTGGTCGTCAAGGGAACCACAG gtgtgtccAGTCTGGGGACAGTAACAGGAAGTGTTTCTGGCGGAGCCGCCTCAGCAGCCAGCGCCTCCCTGGCCACGCCCATCACCACACTGGCAACCATTGCCACGCTGGCTGGCCAGGTCGCCACGGCAACCAGTGCCGGTACCGGACCCAAACAG GTGACTCTGATCACGACGCCGAGCGGCGCCGAGGCCCAGCCGCTGGTCCAGGACCTGCCGGTCTCCTTCATGGCGTCTCCCACTTCAGAGGATCCTGGAGGAACCACGagcaccgccaccaccaccacggcAGAGGGCGACGGAGGCGACGCCGCCACAG TGACGCTGGTCTGCTCCAACCCCCCCTGCGAGACCCACGAGACCGggaccaccaacaccaccacggTGGCTTCGGCAAGCATTAAcccggagctgcag ctgagtTCGAACCAGCcgctggcgccccctgctgtcagTGTGAACGGAGCCAACGTCTGCTCCAACCCCCCCTGCGAGACCCACGAGACCGGGACCACCAACACCGCCACCCAGGCTGGAGCTGGGGGGGTCAGACAGGTCTGCTCCAACCCCCCCTGCGAGACCCACGAGACCGGGACCACCAACACCGCCACCCAGGCTGGAGCTGGGGGGGTCAGACAGGTCTGCTCCAACCCCCCCTGCGAGACCCACGAGACCGGGACCACCAACACCGCCACCACGGCCACAG CTCAGCAGGGCGGAGACGGCCAGCAGGGAGACTCCACAgacccctcctcttcctcctctgaccccgcctcctccaccgctgcggccaatcagagcagagctgtcacGACGGTGACGCAGGCCACGCCCACACCTGGACCTTCCATACCT GAGATCTCCTCATTGGTCGGAGACGACAGGTCAGACGCTTCAATGGTTGTCATGGCAGccgaggagggggcggagcctatGCAGACGGACAGCCAGTCAGTTGACGTCATGCcgtcagcagctgcagtgttaCAGGTTCACATGGAGGGCAGCGAGGCAGCAGCCCAG ATGGCGTCCTCCGACAGCGGCCTTCCTCAGGAGCTGATGTCCTCAGAAGGGGACGGCGGCGAGGCGGTTTCCGAGACGACCACCCTGATGGTGACGGGGCTGACCGCGGAGCAGCTGGCCGTTGCCGCGGCAACAGACGAAGCGGCGCAGCAGGCGACCATCCAGGCGGTCCTGCAGGCGGCGGGACAGCTGG gcGATGACGGTGACGCCATGGATCAGTCCATCCCCATCGTCCTGACGCCGCAGGAGCTCGCCGCtctggtccagcagcagcagcagctgcaggaaacgCAGCAGCCTGAGCCTGAAGCTCAGCACAGCAGCATCCCCACAG AGGGCCTTGCTCCGGCAGACAGCCTCAACGACCCGGCGGCCGAGAGCAACGGCCACgagctggcggcggcggcggcggtgaccAGCGCCGTGGCGCGGCTGGCCAGCACGTTCGGCCCCGCGCCCACCGCGGGCCAGGTGAAGGTTCaggcccccggccccgcccccccgacGGAGGTGACCAACGGGCTCATG aagCAGAGCGTCCGGGCCAAAGCGGCTTCGGAGAGTCGCTGGTTCGACGTCGGCATCGTGAAAGTCACCAACATGGTCGTCACGCATTACTACGTCCCCGACGACAACATGGCCGAC GATGACTCGGGCGCGGTTCCGGACTACAGCCGGATGCAgcgggtggagctgcagccgggGACGGCCTACAAGTTCCGCGTGGCGGGGATCAACATCTGCGGCCGCGGAACGTTCTCCGAGGTGTCGGCCTTCAAGACGTGTCTGCCCGGCTTCCCGGGCGCGCCCTGCGCCATCAAGATCAGCAAG AACCCGGACGGGGCCCAGCTGACCTGGGAGCCGCCGGCCGTCACGTCGGGGAAGATCTCGGAGTACTCGGTGTACCTGGCAATCCGGTCCAGCCAGGCCACGCCCTCCTCGGCGTCGGGCCCCGCCCAGCTGGCCTTCATGAGGGTGTACTGCGGCGCCACGCCGGCCTGCCTGGTGCCGTCCTCCAGCCTGGCCAACGCCCACATCGACTACACCACCAAGCCCGCCGTCATCTTCCGCATCGCCGCCCGCAACCAGAAGGGCTACGGCCCGGCCACGCAAGTCCGGTGGCTGCAGG AAACCAGTAAAGAAGCCAAACCAGCAGCGAAGAGACCTGGACCCTCTCCAGACCT CAAACCTGCTGGACCAAAGAAGTTCAGAACCGACCAATAG